In Aestuariibaculum lutulentum, one DNA window encodes the following:
- a CDS encoding deoxyhypusine synthase family protein: MSTKGPISQFIEKNYLHFNAAALVDAAKGYETHLLEGGKMMVTLAGAMSTAELGKSLAEMIRQDKVHIISCTGANLEEDIMNLVAHNSYKRVPNYRDLSPQEEWDLLENHYNRVTDTCIPEEEAFRRLQSHLYDIWNKADKSGERYFPHEFMYQMLNSGVLEQYYEIDPKDSWMIAAAEKNLPIVVPGWEDSTMGNIFASYCIKGEFKASTMKSGIEYMMWLADWYPKNSSGKGVGFFQIGGGIAGDFPICVVPMLYQDMEMHDVPFWSYFCQISDSTTSYGSYSGAVPNEKITWGKLDIDTPKFIIESDATIVAPLIFAYLLDQ, encoded by the coding sequence ATGAGTACTAAAGGACCAATTTCACAATTTATAGAAAAAAATTATTTACACTTTAACGCAGCTGCTTTAGTAGATGCCGCAAAGGGTTATGAAACACACTTGTTAGAAGGAGGTAAAATGATGGTGACCTTGGCGGGTGCAATGAGTACTGCCGAGTTAGGAAAGTCGTTAGCTGAAATGATTCGTCAAGATAAAGTTCATATCATCTCTTGTACAGGGGCAAATCTTGAAGAAGATATCATGAATTTAGTAGCGCACAATTCTTATAAACGTGTGCCAAATTACCGTGATTTATCGCCACAGGAAGAGTGGGATTTATTAGAAAACCACTATAATCGTGTTACAGATACTTGTATTCCGGAAGAGGAGGCATTTAGAAGATTACAATCACATTTATACGATATCTGGAATAAAGCCGATAAATCTGGAGAGCGTTATTTTCCACATGAATTCATGTATCAAATGTTAAATTCAGGCGTTTTAGAGCAATACTACGAGATTGATCCTAAAGATTCTTGGATGATTGCTGCTGCCGAGAAAAATTTACCAATTGTTGTTCCAGGATGGGAAGACAGTACTATGGGTAACATTTTTGCATCATACTGTATTAAAGGCGAATTTAAAGCTTCAACCATGAAAAGTGGTATTGAATACATGATGTGGTTAGCCGACTGGTATCCAAAAAATTCTTCAGGAAAAGGCGTAGGGTTTTTTCAAATTGGAGGAGGTATTGCTGGAGATTTCCCAATTTGTGTGGTGCCAATGCTATACCAGGATATGGAAATGCATGACGTACCTTTCTGGAGTTATTTCTGCCAGATTAGTGACTCTACAACAAGTTACGGTTCTTATTCTGGAGCAGTACCAAACGAAAAAATTACATGGGGTAAATTAGATATCGACACCCCTAAATTTATAATAGAAAGTGATGCAACTATTGTTGCTCCGTTAATTTTTGCATATTTGTTAGATCAATAA
- a CDS encoding type III PLP-dependent enzyme domain-containing protein: protein MNTKYIDLINQTFDFPQEEFKLEEKHLQFHDIDLMALVEEYGAPLKFTYLPQISNNINKAKGWFKKALKNNKYKGKYHYCYCTKSSHFKHVLNEALKNDIHIETSSAFDIDIVENLKKEGKITDETYVISNGFKRSQYVTNIARLINNGHKNAIPIIDNYEELDLLSQEIEGKFNVGIRIASEEEPKFEFYTSRLGIGYKNIVPFYKNQIQGNKKVKLKMLHFFINTGIRDNAYYWNELHKCLKVYTSLKKICPSLDSLNIGGGFPIKNSLAFEFDYEYMVDEIINQIKLACEDEEVPVPHIFTEFGSFTVGESGGAIYEVLYQKQQNDREKWNMINSSFITTLPDTWAINKRFILLPINRWHESYERVLLGGLTCDSDDYYNSEQHMNAIYLPKYNKEKPLYLGFFNTGAYQETIGGFGGLQHCLIPSPKHILIDRDEDGNITTSLFSEQQKSEDLLKILGYEN from the coding sequence ATGAATACCAAATACATAGATTTAATTAATCAAACTTTCGATTTTCCACAAGAAGAATTTAAACTGGAAGAAAAGCACTTACAGTTTCATGATATAGATTTAATGGCGTTAGTAGAAGAGTATGGTGCGCCTTTAAAGTTTACTTATTTACCGCAAATTTCAAATAATATTAACAAGGCAAAAGGGTGGTTTAAAAAAGCTTTAAAAAACAATAAATACAAAGGAAAATACCATTATTGCTATTGTACAAAAAGTTCACATTTTAAGCACGTATTAAACGAAGCTTTAAAGAATGATATTCACATAGAAACATCATCAGCATTTGATATTGATATAGTTGAAAACCTTAAAAAGGAAGGTAAAATTACCGATGAAACTTATGTGATTAGTAATGGTTTTAAGCGTTCACAATATGTAACTAACATTGCGAGGCTTATAAATAATGGTCATAAAAATGCGATTCCAATTATTGATAATTACGAAGAATTAGATTTATTGTCTCAGGAAATTGAAGGTAAATTTAACGTAGGTATTCGTATAGCATCAGAGGAAGAGCCAAAGTTCGAGTTTTATACCTCAAGATTAGGTATTGGATATAAAAACATCGTTCCGTTTTATAAAAATCAAATCCAGGGAAATAAAAAGGTAAAACTTAAAATGTTACACTTTTTTATTAACACAGGTATTCGCGATAACGCTTATTATTGGAACGAGTTACATAAATGTTTAAAAGTTTACACGAGTCTTAAAAAGATTTGTCCGTCGTTAGATAGTTTAAATATTGGAGGAGGTTTCCCAATTAAAAATTCATTAGCATTTGAATTTGATTACGAATATATGGTTGATGAAATTATCAATCAGATTAAATTAGCTTGTGAAGATGAAGAAGTTCCAGTACCACATATTTTTACTGAGTTTGGTAGTTTTACTGTTGGAGAAAGTGGTGGAGCTATTTACGAAGTGTTGTACCAAAAGCAACAAAACGACCGTGAAAAGTGGAATATGATTAATTCATCGTTCATTACCACACTTCCTGATACCTGGGCTATTAACAAGCGTTTCATTTTATTGCCAATTAACCGTTGGCATGAAAGTTATGAGCGTGTGTTATTAGGAGGTCTAACCTGTGATAGTGACGATTATTACAACAGTGAACAGCATATGAATGCTATTTACCTGCCGAAGTATAACAAAGAAAAACCTTTGTATCTTGGTTTCTTCAATACAGGAGCATACCAGGAAACGATTGGTGGTTTTGGTGGCTTACAGCACTGTTTAATTCCGTCGCCAAAGCATATTTTAATTGATAGAGATGAAGATGGAAACATCACAACATCATTATTTAGTGAACAACAAAAAAGTGAAGATCTGCTTAAAATCTTAGGTTACGAGAACTAA
- a CDS encoding pseudouridine synthase, which yields MSRNQGTNRKGKPSGRGQQSGAKKNSSRGVANSNTKSFARGNAPVKKTSSNQKASNPDEIRLNKYVANSGMCSRREADVHIATGLVTVNGVVVTEMGYKVKPGDEVRYDGSRINPEKKAYVLLNKPKGFATTTSEGKGRTVMDLVANATSSRIKPIGRLGRNSKGLILFTNDETIVNKFTNSKNGVPRLFHIELSKNLKLEDLKKIQAGIKVEDKLITVEEISYIEGASKKEVGLKIKNTGNNIIRTIFEHLNYDIVSLDCVAIAHLTKKDIPRGHWKHLTEQELNSLKML from the coding sequence ATGAGCAGAAATCAAGGGACAAATAGAAAAGGAAAACCTTCAGGAAGAGGGCAGCAAAGTGGTGCAAAAAAGAACAGCAGCCGAGGTGTTGCTAATTCAAACACAAAAAGCTTTGCAAGAGGAAATGCACCTGTAAAAAAGACAAGCTCAAATCAAAAAGCATCGAATCCGGACGAGATTCGTTTAAATAAATATGTCGCTAATTCTGGTATGTGTTCTCGAAGAGAAGCCGATGTACACATTGCTACCGGTCTTGTTACTGTAAATGGCGTTGTGGTTACCGAAATGGGATACAAAGTAAAGCCAGGAGACGAAGTACGTTACGATGGTTCTCGCATTAACCCTGAGAAAAAAGCCTATGTTTTATTAAATAAACCTAAAGGATTTGCAACAACAACAAGTGAGGGTAAAGGTAGAACCGTGATGGATTTAGTTGCTAACGCAACGAGTTCAAGAATTAAGCCTATTGGTCGTTTAGGACGTAACTCGAAAGGCTTAATCTTATTTACAAACGATGAAACGATTGTTAATAAGTTTACAAATTCTAAGAACGGTGTGCCTCGTTTATTCCATATTGAATTAAGTAAAAATTTAAAGTTAGAAGACTTAAAGAAGATTCAAGCAGGAATAAAAGTTGAAGATAAATTAATCACTGTAGAAGAGATTAGCTATATCGAAGGAGCTTCTAAAAAAGAGGTAGGTTTAAAAATTAAAAATACCGGAAATAATATCATCCGTACTATTTTTGAACACCTGAATTATGATATTGTAAGTTTAGATTGTGTAGCTATTGCACATTTAACGAAAAAGGATATACCTAGAGGTCACTGGAAGCATTTAACAGAGCAGGAACTGAACAGTTTAAAAATGCTTTAA
- a CDS encoding geranylgeranylglycerol-phosphate geranylgeranyltransferase produces the protein MLNRRQKHILIKFFSMFSVVRGYNILIVVIAQYLASIYILGNHLPVKSVVFDLNLFMLVMASGMTIAGGYIINNFYDSEKDLINRPQKSMLDRLVSQNTKLSLYFVLNFLAVILASYVSFRAVVFFSVYIFGIWFYSHKLKKLPFVGNLTSAILTITPFFIIFIYYKNFEHVIFVHAMFLFLMISMRELTKDLENIKGDMAQDYKTIPIVYGEKASKVMLTILGVLTVIPAYLLIDKFHVGKMSYFFYASIFLLVVFQFLLWKSNSKLQYLILHNILKFIILAGVFSIPLIDISLVLNKITLMR, from the coding sequence ATGCTTAACCGAAGACAGAAACATATTTTAATTAAATTTTTTAGTATGTTTTCTGTGGTTCGTGGTTACAACATTCTTATTGTTGTTATCGCGCAGTATTTAGCGAGTATTTATATTTTAGGAAATCATTTACCGGTAAAGTCGGTGGTTTTTGATTTAAATTTATTCATGCTGGTAATGGCTAGTGGGATGACCATTGCAGGGGGGTATATTATTAATAATTTTTACGATTCGGAGAAAGATTTAATCAACAGGCCACAAAAATCCATGCTAGATAGGTTGGTGAGTCAGAATACGAAGCTTTCGTTGTATTTTGTTCTTAATTTTCTGGCTGTTATTCTGGCGAGTTATGTGTCGTTTAGAGCAGTCGTGTTCTTTTCGGTGTATATTTTCGGTATCTGGTTTTATTCACATAAACTTAAGAAGTTGCCATTCGTTGGGAATTTAACATCGGCAATTCTAACCATCACGCCATTTTTTATCATTTTCATTTATTATAAAAATTTCGAGCATGTCATATTTGTACACGCCATGTTTTTGTTTTTAATGATTTCAATGCGTGAGCTCACCAAAGACCTGGAAAATATAAAGGGCGATATGGCACAGGATTATAAAACGATTCCAATAGTCTACGGCGAGAAAGCTTCAAAAGTAATGTTGACTATTCTTGGCGTTCTAACCGTGATTCCTGCGTATTTGTTAATAGATAAATTTCATGTGGGGAAGATGAGTTATTTCTTTTATGCGAGTATCTTTCTTTTAGTCGTGTTTCAGTTTTTACTCTGGAAATCAAATAGTAAATTACAGTATTTAATACTTCATAATATTTTAAAATTCATTATTCTCGCTGGTGTTTTTAGTATTCCACTTATTGATATTTCGCTGGTTTTGAATAAAATTACATTAATGCGTTAG
- a CDS encoding mevalonate kinase family protein: MKGPLFYSKILLFGEYGIIKDSKGLSIPYNFYNGALKVSENPTEEAIQSNKSLKRFADYLETINPELVTFDIEALKKDVEEGMYFDSSIPQGYGVGSSGALVAAIYYNYAQDKITVLENLTREKLLQLKTIFSEMESFFHGKSSGLDPLNSYLSIPILINSKDNIEATGIPSQKPDGKGAVFLLDSGIVGETAPMISIFMENMKQEGFRSMLKDQFIKHTDACVDDFLKGDVKSLFQNTKQLSKVVLSHFKPMIPKQFHGLWKKGLETNDYYLKLCGSGGGGYILGFTEDIEKAKLALSEYKLEVVYNF, encoded by the coding sequence ATGAAAGGACCTCTTTTTTACTCGAAAATTTTACTTTTTGGTGAGTATGGAATCATCAAAGACTCCAAAGGTTTATCTATTCCTTATAATTTTTATAATGGGGCGCTGAAAGTTTCAGAGAACCCTACCGAAGAGGCTATTCAATCGAATAAAAGCTTAAAGCGTTTCGCTGATTATTTAGAAACCATTAATCCTGAATTAGTAACCTTCGATATTGAAGCTTTAAAGAAAGATGTTGAAGAAGGTATGTACTTCGATTCTTCTATTCCTCAAGGGTATGGTGTAGGAAGTAGTGGGGCTTTAGTAGCTGCTATTTATTATAACTATGCTCAGGATAAAATAACGGTTTTAGAAAATCTAACTCGTGAAAAACTGTTACAACTTAAAACCATTTTTTCTGAAATGGAGTCGTTTTTCCACGGTAAATCATCAGGGTTAGATCCGTTAAACAGTTATTTAAGTATTCCAATTTTAATCAATTCTAAAGATAATATTGAAGCGACTGGAATTCCGTCGCAAAAACCAGATGGTAAAGGCGCCGTATTTTTATTAGATAGTGGTATTGTTGGTGAAACCGCACCAATGATTAGTATTTTTATGGAAAACATGAAACAGGAAGGTTTCCGTAGTATGCTTAAAGATCAGTTTATAAAACATACCGATGCCTGCGTTGATGATTTCTTAAAAGGCGATGTGAAATCCTTATTTCAAAATACAAAGCAGTTATCTAAAGTGGTGTTAAGTCATTTTAAACCCATGATTCCAAAACAATTTCACGGGCTTTGGAAAAAAGGCCTGGAGACTAACGATTACTATCTTAAACTTTGTGGTTCTGGTGGTGGTGGCTATATTTTAGGGTTTACCGAAGATATTGAAAAAGCCAAATTAGCTCTATCTGAATATAAATTAGAGGTTGTTTATAACTTCTAA
- a CDS encoding diphosphomevalonate/mevalonate 3,5-bisphosphate decarboxylase family protein produces the protein MTEAQFIPQTYTETVAQGKVTWESPSNIALVKYWGKKKNQIPENPSISFTLNNCKTITTLTFEKKDDASDFDFEVYLDGEKKDDFKPKIETFFKRVEAYVPFLKDYKFVVETRNTFPHSSGIASSASGMSAMALCLMSIEKQLVLEELSEEYFNQKASFLARLGSGSACRSIEGDLIVWGENEVVEGSSDLFGVKYPYAVHENFKEYQDTILLVDKGEKQVSSTVGHNLMFKHPYAQNRFAQAHDNLEKLKPILESGDLDAFISLIESEALTLHAMMMTSMPYFILMKPNTLEIINKIWAFRNETGAHIGFTLDAGANVHVLYPKQESEQILEFIKNELVAYCQNEQYICDQIGFGAKQVQ, from the coding sequence ATGACCGAAGCACAATTTATTCCTCAAACATATACAGAAACAGTAGCTCAGGGTAAGGTAACCTGGGAGTCGCCAAGTAATATTGCCTTAGTGAAATACTGGGGGAAGAAGAAAAATCAGATTCCGGAAAATCCATCTATCAGTTTTACGCTTAATAACTGTAAAACCATAACGACGTTAACTTTTGAAAAAAAGGATGACGCGTCCGATTTTGATTTTGAAGTGTATTTAGATGGCGAAAAAAAAGATGATTTTAAGCCTAAAATTGAAACTTTTTTTAAGCGCGTTGAAGCGTATGTGCCCTTTTTAAAGGATTATAAATTTGTAGTTGAAACACGAAATACATTTCCGCACAGTTCGGGGATTGCTTCGTCTGCAAGTGGGATGAGTGCCATGGCTTTGTGTTTAATGAGTATTGAAAAACAGTTGGTTTTAGAAGAACTTTCAGAAGAATATTTCAATCAAAAAGCATCGTTTTTAGCCCGTTTAGGTTCAGGAAGTGCTTGTAGAAGTATTGAAGGCGATTTAATTGTTTGGGGTGAAAACGAAGTTGTTGAAGGAAGTAGTGATTTGTTTGGTGTGAAATATCCGTATGCTGTTCATGAGAATTTTAAGGAGTATCAAGATACCATTCTGTTGGTTGATAAAGGCGAAAAGCAGGTGAGTAGCACGGTTGGTCATAATTTAATGTTTAAACATCCGTATGCACAAAACCGATTTGCTCAGGCCCATGATAATTTGGAAAAGCTAAAGCCTATTTTAGAGTCCGGTGATCTGGATGCGTTTATCAGCTTGATTGAAAGTGAGGCCTTAACGCTTCATGCCATGATGATGACCAGTATGCCATATTTTATTTTAATGAAACCAAATACTCTGGAAATTATTAATAAAATCTGGGCGTTTAGGAATGAAACTGGGGCGCATATTGGGTTTACTTTAGATGCCGGAGCAAATGTACATGTGTTATACCCGAAACAGGAATCTGAGCAAATCCTTGAATTTATTAAGAACGAGTTAGTTGCATATTGTCAAAACGAGCAATATATTTGCGACCAGATAGGTTTCGGTGCGAAACAAGTACAATAA
- a CDS encoding DUF1697 domain-containing protein: protein MKPYIALLRGINVSGQKKIPMADLRKLLTEEGFNNVKTYIQSGNLVFLSGLNDEKTIAETISKAILKQFGFDVSVLVKTPENFQTIFEASPFSEEVLKKSYFMLLFDEPNAELVKGIQKLSASEEQFTITENCIYFFSSNGYGKTKFNNNFFERKLNVIATARNYNTMLKLLSLSAEY, encoded by the coding sequence GGGATAAACGTTAGCGGTCAAAAGAAAATTCCGATGGCAGATTTACGTAAGTTACTCACTGAAGAAGGATTTAATAATGTTAAAACCTATATTCAAAGTGGTAATTTGGTGTTTCTGTCGGGTTTAAATGATGAAAAAACAATTGCAGAAACTATTTCAAAAGCCATTTTAAAGCAATTCGGTTTCGATGTTTCTGTTTTGGTGAAAACTCCTGAGAATTTTCAAACTATTTTCGAAGCGAGTCCGTTCTCCGAAGAAGTATTAAAGAAAAGCTATTTTATGTTGTTGTTTGATGAGCCAAATGCTGAATTAGTTAAAGGAATTCAGAAATTAAGTGCTTCCGAAGAACAATTCACTATTACCGAAAATTGTATTTATTTCTTCAGTTCAAACGGATATGGTAAAACGAAATTCAATAATAATTTTTTCGAGCGTAAATTAAACGTCATAGCAACGGCAAGAAATTATAATACTATGCTAAAGTTGTTATCTTTGTCGGCAGAATATTAA